One Verrucomicrobiia bacterium DNA window includes the following coding sequences:
- a CDS encoding succinate dehydrogenase/fumarate reductase iron-sulfur subunit, whose protein sequence is MKVKLKVWRQKNRNTPGQFKTYETPELNENMSFLEMLDVVNEELANKGEEPIAFDHDCREGICGTCSLVIDGKPHGPHKGVATCQTYMRSFRDGDVICVEPFRAKAFPLIMDLVVDRKAFDRIQHAGGFISVRTGAAPDANSIPVPKENADLAMDAAQCIGCGACVAACKNASAMLFVAAKVSHLGLMPQGQPERYKRVKAMVEQMDREGFGACTVTGSCEAVCPKEISLDFIARMNRDYGVALLKGDPKAIAGGGAG, encoded by the coding sequence ATGAAGGTTAAGTTGAAAGTCTGGCGGCAGAAGAACCGGAACACGCCCGGTCAGTTCAAAACCTACGAGACGCCCGAGCTGAACGAAAACATGTCGTTCCTGGAGATGCTCGATGTGGTTAATGAGGAACTAGCCAACAAGGGCGAGGAGCCGATTGCGTTCGACCACGACTGCCGTGAAGGCATCTGCGGCACCTGCTCGCTGGTCATTGACGGCAAACCACACGGACCGCACAAGGGCGTGGCGACCTGTCAGACTTACATGCGCAGCTTCAGGGACGGCGACGTCATCTGCGTCGAGCCGTTCCGCGCGAAGGCGTTTCCGCTCATCATGGATCTCGTCGTGGACCGCAAGGCCTTTGACCGCATCCAGCACGCGGGCGGCTTCATCAGCGTCCGCACCGGCGCTGCGCCGGACGCGAACTCGATTCCCGTGCCGAAGGAAAATGCCGACCTTGCCATGGATGCGGCGCAATGCATCGGCTGCGGCGCTTGTGTGGCCGCGTGCAAGAACGCCAGCGCGATGCTGTTCGTCGCCGCGAAGGTTTCCCACCTTGGTTTGATGCCCCAAGGCCAGCCCGAGCGTTACAAGCGCGTCAAGGCGATGGTCGAGCAGATGGACAGGGAAGGCTTTGGCGCCTGCACGGTGACCGGCAGTTGCGAAGCCGTGTGCCCGAAGGAAATCAGCCTCGACTTCATCGCCCGCATGAACCGCGATTACGGCGTTGCCCTGCTCAAGGGCGATCCCAAGGCAATCGCTGGCGGTGGCGCTGGCTGA
- a CDS encoding BlaI/MecI/CopY family transcriptional regulator, with amino-acid sequence MPQAPVELTEAEWAVIKAVWETEPCTAPAIQERLHPQTAWTYSTVRTLMDRMVGKGLLTAVKERHVTLYRSAVTRAQAQRGELLYALKHAFNGALAPMVQCLLETGDVSRDELDKLKQLIAEHEKTRGKTGKKS; translated from the coding sequence ATGCCCCAAGCACCCGTTGAACTCACCGAGGCTGAATGGGCGGTGATCAAAGCCGTCTGGGAAACTGAACCCTGCACCGCTCCTGCCATTCAGGAAAGGCTTCACCCACAGACGGCCTGGACCTATTCCACCGTGCGCACGCTCATGGACCGCATGGTTGGCAAGGGGCTGCTGACGGCGGTCAAGGAACGGCACGTCACACTTTACCGTTCCGCTGTGACGCGCGCCCAGGCGCAAAGGGGAGAACTGCTCTACGCCCTGAAGCACGCGTTCAACGGTGCGCTGGCTCCGATGGTTCAGTGCCTGCTCGAAACCGGGGATGTTTCACGGGACGAACTCGACAAGCTCAAACAACTCATTGCCGAGCACGAAAAGACGCGCGGCAAAACCGGAAAGAAATCATGA